The nucleotide window TGCAAACCAAGAGGCCGAACGCTATTGTGCTGGAAATGTCGCCAGGACCGGAAGATCTACCCGCCGAAGCTGCCCCCCATGTCATTCCCGGCGCAGCGGAACTTTTGGTTACCGCTTCAGCCTGGTGCAACGGAACCCTGTCCGGCTTGCTGCGGCTTGCACGAAATGTCCCGGTGACGCTGGTTGGTCCCGGAACCCCGCTCACGCCGGCACTCCATGCCTACGGCATCAGAAAACTGGCAGGCTTCAAGGTTGTCGACCGTGATGGGGTCAGGTCGGCCATAGCCGGAGGTGGCGGTGTGAAAGCGTTCAAGGAATATGGCGATCAGATTTTGATGTCTGCCGAATAGCTTTGCCGCACGGGAGAAACCCGCCCGCTTCCGGCTATTCTACTTTGCAGCCGATCCGTTCGGTCGCGTCGAAAACCACAAGGGTCTCTCCGATCTGCATGGTGACCCAGCAGTCATCCCATTGCTTTCGGCTGCGCGCGTCAACCTGAACGGTCCGCGATCCGGCCTTGAATTCGATGCGGTCGGAATCTCCCGCCTGCACGGCGAGGGCTTCCTTCGTCCAGAGCTTGATCCTGACGCTGACCTCTGTTGAGGAGTCATTTCTGATATTGATGAAGTCCATCTTCGGACCCGGCTTTTCTTCTTCTCCGAAACATCCGGAAAGCACCACAAGCAAAGCTATGGTTAACACAGATAAATTTTTGCGCGTCACTTCAGTACCGCTCGCCATGGTGAAAGATGATACAGTTAAGCAGACCTTACGCCGAAGCACTCAAGAAGAGAAGTCGTTCTACTAAATTCCGAAAATGTACAAATTACATAAAATAGTTTTTATACAATATTTCGGCCTCTTTTATATCATCGGGCCTGTTCACATTGAAAAACGGATCCACAGGCCGGTCTGGATAATCAACCACGGCGAGACGATATCCAGCAGTCCACCGATCCACCTTCCGGATACCATCTGTTTCAATCGCGGTCTTCAACGCACCGGCAAGGGCAACCGGCCAAAGACCGATGACAGGATGATGGCGCTCACCGGATGATACGCATCCGAGATCCGCATTTTCCCGCTCGATAACCTCACCGAGTCGCGCAACCAAATCCGTCGGGACAAAGGGTGCATCCGTCGCGACCGTCAGTATCCATTGAGCGTCCGGCGCATTTTTGAGAACCCAGGACATTCCGGTCAGCACACCGGCGAGCGGCCCGGGCTGCCCGTCGATAACATCCTCGGCAACCGGAAGGCCATACTGAGCGAAGCGCTCGGGATCACCGTTGGCATTCAACACCAAACGGCCAACCTGCTCTCTTACACGCTCCAGGACATGCTCGAGGATCGGACGCCCCGCGAGGCACTTCAACGACTTGTCGCCGCCGCCCATGCGTCGGGACTGGCCACCGGCGAGCAGCACGCCAACGACATCCCTGGTATCAATTGCCATCGGACACCACACTCGCCTTTCGGCCGCTCCTGCGTGGCTCGTCCGCAATCGCCGACCAATCGGCATCGTAGATCAGTCGGTCGTCACCGGAGAGAGCGATGAACCGCTTACCCTTTGCCCGGCCGATCAAGGTCAGTCCGGCCTCGCGAGCCAGATCCACTCCCCAGGCGGTAAAGCCGGAGCGGGAAATCAGGATCGGGATTCCCATCTGTACGGTCTTGATCACCATTTCGCTGGTCAGACGTCCGGTCGTGTAGAAGATCTTGTCGCCCGCCTCGATTTTGTTCAGGAACATATAGCCGGCAATCTTGTCGATAGCATTATGCCGGCCGACATCCTCCATATAGATCAGCGGCTTGTCTTCCTTACACAGAACGCAGCCATGAATTGCCCCGGCCTCAAGGTAGAGGCTGGGTGTGTTGTTGATCAGCCGCGAGAGCGTGTAGATCCAGGATGTGCGGAGCACGGCATCGCGCGGCAGCGCGATATCCTCGAACTTCTCCATCAGATCGCCGAAAACAGTGCCCTGAGCGCACCCAGACGTGCGAATCTTCTTTTGCAGTTTCTCTTCGTAATTCGTTTCGCGCTCGGTACGAACAACGACAACTTCCAGATCGTCATCGTAATCGATTCCGGTGATCCGGTCGTCCTGGCGCAGCATGTTCTGATTGAGTAGATAGCCAACGGCGAGATAATCCGGGAAGTCGCCGATGGTCATGGCGGTCACGATCTCCTGACCGTTCAGGAAGATCGTCAGCGGCCGCTCCATGATCACGGAAATTTCCTGCTCCTTACCCTCGTGATCAAGGCCGGAAAGGCGCCGTGTCAGGCTTGGGTCGTCCGGGTGCGGACCGACAAGATATTCTGGAAGATCATCTTTCATAAGCTAACTATGGGCAGACGGCGCGGTCCAGGCAATCCGCATCGCGGTAAATCGTCCTGTCGACGCCGGAGAATTTCAGCGCGATATTGAAGCCGGGAACGCTGAGCGCTATATCTGTCGGGACATATCGGTCTCCGTAAACGACTCAGGCGACCATAAGGGAGGATCAATGCTCGATCCGTTTGGGCGTGACATCAGCTATCTTCGGGTTTCAGTGACGGATCGCTGCGATTTCCGCTGCGTCTATTGCATGTCCGAAAACATGACCTTCCTGCCGAAGTCAGACATTCTCAGCCTGGAAGAGCTGGACCGGATGTGTTCGGCCTTTGTCGGCCTTGGTGTCAGAAAGCTGCGCTTCACAGGTGGTGAGCCGCTGGTCCGCCGGAACATCATGAGCCTGTTCCGGAACATGCAGCGCCATCTCGAGAGCGGCGCGCTGGAAGAAGTCACGGTCACAACAAATGGCAGTCAGCTTGGCCGTTTCGCACACGAACTATACGATTGCGGCGTGCGCCGGGTGAATGTCTCGATCGACACGCTCGACCCGGAAAAGTTCAAGGCCATCACCCGCTGGGGCAGGCTGGATCAGGTGCTGGAAGGCATCGAGACTGCCAAGCGTGCTGGCCTCAAGGTCAAGATCAATGCCGTTGCACTCAAGGGGGTAAACGACGTCGAACTTGGCGACATGCTGCAATGGTGCGGCGATAACGGTTACGACATGACCGTAATTGAAGTCATGCCAATGGGCGATATCGGTGGCGAGGATCGGGTCGATCAGTACCTACCCCTCTCCATGGTCCGGGCGAAGCTCGCCGAGCGTTTCACCTTGACGGACAACGAATACAAAACCGGCGGCCCTGCCCGCTATGTCGATGTCGGCGAGACCGGCGGCAGGCTCGGCTTCATCACCCCGCTGACCCATAATTTCTGCGAGAGCTGCAACCGGGTTCGCCTGACCTGCACCGGTACCCTCTATATGTGCCTCGGCCAGGACGACGCCGCGGATCTGCGCGCGCCGCTGCGGGCAAGCGAGAGCGACGAACCTCTGGTCGCCGCCATCGAGGAAGCCATCGGTCGCAAGCCGAAGGGCCACGACTTCATCATCGACAGGCGCAACAACGGCCCTGCCGTCAGCCGCCACATGAGCGTGACTGGCGGATAAACCGACCTTAGTACGTCACGAAGCTGTCACTGCAGCAATTCACTCCAGAATGAAACGGTGCGCGTAGGTCCGGCCGTCGCTGATCGTCAGTTCGGTAAATCCGAGCATCTTGCAGAAATCGAGAAAATTGAAGATCGACTCGACCTGCAGGTCACGCAGGATCTTGGTCGTCCGTGCCACCCCCGTCATCATCGCCAGAATGGCACGCGCCTGAGCGAGCGTGGTCATGTGGTTATCGTAGAGGCTGACGACGATCAGCTTGTTGGCGTCATCCCCCTTGGCAAACATTGCCCGTTGCGGCGGATAAGGACGCTCGCTGGCGCTCTTGGCCACGCCCGAGACAAAGGCCAGACGGCTTTCCCTCGTGGCAGCGGGGATCTTCTGTGCATGCGAGACGTAATGCTCTTCAGTCACGCTTTCCGGATAATAGTATCCTGCATGTCTTTCCGAGGCATCGGCATCCTGCCCGAGCAGGGTTGCGAAAGGCAGCGCCACGACGATCCAGAGGGCAGCGGCAATGTGGAGATGTCGACTGCGTTTCATGCCATTTTCCCTTATTATACTTTCTTGAGGCGCCCTATCTTTCCGTGGCCGCGCAAGGTCGGATCATGCATAGTCCGGCCGGACGAATAAAGCTCGAAGCGAGTTCTCCTCTCGCTTATCGTCGCTTTGACCGGCTTTCAATCGGATTGGCCCGAATGAAAATCTGCTTCACTTCCTCGAAAGCACCGGATGCGCAGGACGCGTTCACCGCGCTGACCAAGCGCTACGGGAACCATTCAGCTGCAGATGCCGATGTTATTGTCGCGCTTGGTGGCGACGGCTTCATGCTGGAAACCTTGCGGGATAATTTCGAGAGGCCGCTGAAAGTCTTCGGTATGAACCGCGGCACAGTCGGCTTCCTGATGAATGAGTATCTGGAAGAGGATCTCGAGCAGCGCATCTCCGCGGCGCAGCAGGTCACACTGCACCCTCTCCGCATGGATGCAGAATCCCGGGATGGCACGGTGACCAGGGCCCTGGCGATCAATGAAGTCTCGTTGCTCAGACAAAAAGCTCAGGCCGCGAAGATAAGGATCACCGTCGACGGGATTGTTCGGCTGGAAGAGCTGGTCTGTGACGGCGTGCTTATAGCCACGCCCGCCGGCAGCACAGCCTATAACCTCTCCGCCCACGGCCCGATCGTTCCGCTCGGCGCCGGTGTCCTTGCCCTCACCCCGATCAGCGCCTTCCGCCCCCGGCGCTGGCGCGGCGCGCTGTTGCCGCATGAGGCAAAAATCGAGTTCGAGGTCCTCGACCCCGACAAACGGCCGACCAGCGCCACCGCGGACTCGACCGAGGTACGGGATATCGTCCGGGTGCGCGTCCGGGAGGACCGGACCGTTGCCTTGACCTTGCTCTATGATCCCCAACACAATCTGGAGGAACGGGTCCTGAAGGAACAATTTGCTCCCTGAAGCCGCTCTGCCGTTTCCTCTGCCTCACCCCTGACGGAAGCATGACATGACCGGAAAACCCGATCTCGGCGCCCTTTTCGGTGCGACGCCCGCCTCAACCTTTCTCGGGCTGGAAAAATGTGACGATCTGGATCGGATGGATGCATCCTCGGCCTACATCGGCGCTCCGGGCGCTACACCGTACGGCAGCGTTGGCGCCTATTGCCGGAACGCGCCCGACGCGCTGAGAAAAGCCACCTCATCGCTGACCGCAAATATCGACCGGCATAATTTCGATCTGGGTGGACCTGTCTTTCCGGCTGGCAGCCGCCGCGCCGTCGATTGTGGCGATCTGCCATTCAATGAAACTGACTTCGCGCGGAACCGGACAGTGATCCAGGACGCAATCAGGAAGATCGTCGGCAAAAGCGCGGTGCCAATTCTGGTCGGCGGCGACGATTCCGTGCCTATCCCAATGCTGGAGGCTCTTTCGGCCACCGGGCAGACCTATAGCGAGCTGCAGATCGACGCCCATATCGATTGGCGCAAATCCCATATGGATGAGGAATTAGGCCTCTCATCGACCATGCGTCGCGCATCGGAGATGCCCCATATCGAGCGTATCGTGCAGGTCGGCGCCCGCGGCATCGGCTCCGCCCATTCCGACGACCATGCTGATGCTATCGCCTGGGGCGCCGCATTCGTGACGGCACACGACATCCACCGGTCAGGTGTCGAGCCTGCGTTGGCATGCATTCCCGATGGCGCGAACATCATCGTCTGTATCGATGTCGATGCCCTCGACCCGTCCATCGTACCGGGTGTAATTGGAAGAACTCCCGGCGGCCTCGCCTATCATCATGTTCTGGATCTGATGACCGGAGCCGCTAGGAAAGGCCGTATCGCAGCGATGGATTTCGTCGAATACGTTCCAGAAGCGGATATTGACGGCCTTGGCGGCCTGGCAACCGCAGGCTTGATTTCAGCAGCCATGGGCATCCTTGCACGACAGGACGCCAGACTCCCCATATAGGCATCATCAACGCCAATTATTGCAAATTTTATATAAGCATTTCAGATAGCTGAAAGATAACGCCCACGTTTCTTTCGTTGTCGAAATGCATACATCCGAGCTAAATTAACGAATTGGTTACCGATTAGCCCGAATGATGTAGCGGCTAGACTTAAAAATAATATGGCATGAACCTCCTGGGAAAGAGTCATGACCGACTATTGGGATAGTTACGAAACTACGCAGACCAGCGAAGACGATCTCAAGGCCTATGTCGAGGAACGCAAAAAGCGCGCAGCGCAATATCTGCGAACTGCTAAAAAGGCTCAGGAGCACATCGAGAATCTTCAGCGGATCGAAGAAGCGCACCGCAAAGCCCTAGGCGAGAAATAGCCTCCGGACTGGCATTGGTTCGACCGCCTTTTAAACGGGTAGCACATGCCCGCTAAGCCATGCCGAGAATGCATCCAGATCCTCCTTCAAACGGATGAACCCTTCAGTTTTCCTCATCCGGTCCGGGTCCAGATAAAGCCGCCGGTTGATCTCTACCTGAATGGAATGGCGTCCTTCCGACGGCGCGCCATAGCGGCGGATCATTTCCGCGCCCTTGTAGGGATCATTGACTGAAACATCATACCCTCGCGCCCCGAGCCAGCTTGCGACGGCTTCGACGAGATCGGCATCCGCCGTCTCGCCCTCACTATCGCTGACCACGAAGTCCGGCCGCGCTTGGCCGTCATCCACATTCATCGGATTGCCGTAAGGCTTCATGGAATGCCAGTCGACATGCCAGACCGCACCATGCCGTGCATGCAGCCGGTCGAGGCTTTCCCGGACGGCATCATGGTAGGGCTGATAAAAGACCGCAATCCGTGCGGCAACCTCCTCGATTGACAGCGCTTCTGAATAAAGCGGCACATTGCGCAGGATATGCTTGCGGATGAGCCCCATGCCGCGCGCGCTCTTGTCCGTCGGATTGGCTCCATCGGGCCACGGGCCGGCCAGCAGCTCCTCGTCGATATCGTCGACGGCGCGGTTGGCATCGATATATGTGCGGGGGAACTCCGCCTGCACCAGTCCGATGCCGTGGTCGAGGCATCCTGAAACCAGCTCGTCCACAAATGCGTCCTCGCCGGTCCTGAGCTCCGCCAAGCTGACCGCCGTCACGAAGTCATGCGGGATGGTGCGCCCTGAATGGGGCGAGTCGAACAGGATCGGCACCGCGCCGGAAACCGGGTGGCGTTCTGTCAGAACGCCGTCTACCCGGCGGATCCGGATCGTGTTCGACGGCTCAGAGACCATCATTCAGGTGGCAGGCGGAAATCCGTCCGGGCGCAATCTCCCGGAGTGCCGGTTGTTCGACACGGCAGCGCTCGATCGCATGCGGGCAACGCGGGTGGAAATGGCATCCCGGCGGCGGATCAATCGGCGACGGGATCTCGCCCTTGACCGGAACGAACTTGCGCTTCCGTGTGTCAAGCCGCGGCACTTCACTGAGAAGGGCTTTGGTGTAGGGGTGGTTCGGCTCGCGGAACAGCTCGTCCGTCGGCGCGCTCTCGACCACGCGGCCGAGATACATGATGACGACCCTGTCACTCAGATGCTCGACGACGCCCAGATCGTGGCTGATGAAGAGATAGGTGAGGTTGAGATCCTCGCGCAGATCCATGAACAGGTTCAGAACCTGCGCCTGGATCGAGACATCGAGGGCGGCGACAGACTCGTCGCAAACCAGGAAATCCGGTTTCACCGCAAGCGCCCGGGCGATGCCGATGCGCTGCCGCTGCCCGCCGGAGAACTGGTGCGGATAGCGCTTTATATAGCTCGGGTCGAGACCGACCCGCAGCATCACGCTCTCGACGTACTCATCAAGCTCTCCTTTCGAGACGATGCCATGCACAAGCGGCGCCTCGCCAATGATATCGCGGACCCGCAGCCGCGGATTGAGCGAACTCATCGGGTCTTGAAAGATCATCTGGATCTTGAGCTGCACTTCACGGGCTTCGGCCCCTCTCAGCTCCGTCACGTCCTGGCCGCGATAAAACATGTGGCCTTCACTCGGCTCATGTACTCCCGCGACGACGCGACCGAGCGTGGATTTGCCACAGCCGGACTCGCCGACCAGACCGACCACCTCACCGTCGGCGATGGACAGCGACACACTGTCGACCGCGTGCACGGTTTCGTCGCGCACATTGGCTCCCAGCTTCTGGCCGATCCTGCCGGCAAGATCGAGATGCTTCACGAAGCGCTTGGAAATACCGTCCAGCTGGAGGATCGGTGTATCGGTCGCGGCGGCAGGCTTCTTCATTTGTGTTGTCATGGGTCTAGACCGCCTCAGTCGCGAGCGGATGATGGCACCGGACCTGTCGGCCCCCGGCAACCTCGGACAGAACCGGCGCGGTCTCGCAAACCGGAGTGGAATAGCTGCAGCGTGTCTTGAAGGCACAACCGACCGGCAGATTGAGCAGAGACGGGGTCATGCCCGGAATTTGCTGCAAGCGCTTGCCGCGGGCATTCCGGCTCGGCACGGACCCAATCAGGCCCGCCGTGTAAGGGTGTTGTGGCGCGTCCAGCACGCCGTCCACCTCGCCGGACTCGACCACGCGGCCGGCATACATCACCGCCACCTCATCCGCGAGCCCAGCAACGACGGAAAGATCGTGGGTAATCCAGATCATCGCCGTGCCTGTCTCCGCACAGAGCTTCTGCACCTCGTAAAGGATCTGGCCCTGGATCGTCACATCGAGCGCCGTGGTCGGCTCGTCCGCAACAATCAGTTCCGGCTTGTTCAGCAACGCGATGGCAATCGCAACGCGCTGACGCATGCCGCCGGAGAACTGGTGCGGATAACTCTTCAGCCGCTCTTCCGGTGCAGGAATACCAACCTGGCCGAGCGCATCGCGGCAGCGCTGGCGCGC belongs to Nisaea sp. and includes:
- the mobA gene encoding molybdenum cofactor guanylyltransferase MobA; its protein translation is MAIDTRDVVGVLLAGGQSRRMGGGDKSLKCLAGRPILEHVLERVREQVGRLVLNANGDPERFAQYGLPVAEDVIDGQPGPLAGVLTGMSWVLKNAPDAQWILTVATDAPFVPTDLVARLGEVIERENADLGCVSSGERHHPVIGLWPVALAGALKTAIETDGIRKVDRWTAGYRLAVVDYPDRPVDPFFNVNRPDDIKEAEILYKNYFM
- the fdhD gene encoding formate dehydrogenase accessory sulfurtransferase FdhD, giving the protein MKDDLPEYLVGPHPDDPSLTRRLSGLDHEGKEQEISVIMERPLTIFLNGQEIVTAMTIGDFPDYLAVGYLLNQNMLRQDDRITGIDYDDDLEVVVVRTERETNYEEKLQKKIRTSGCAQGTVFGDLMEKFEDIALPRDAVLRTSWIYTLSRLINNTPSLYLEAGAIHGCVLCKEDKPLIYMEDVGRHNAIDKIAGYMFLNKIEAGDKIFYTTGRLTSEMVIKTVQMGIPILISRSGFTAWGVDLAREAGLTLIGRAKGKRFIALSGDDRLIYDADWSAIADEPRRSGRKASVVSDGN
- the moaA gene encoding GTP 3',8-cyclase MoaA; the encoded protein is MLDPFGRDISYLRVSVTDRCDFRCVYCMSENMTFLPKSDILSLEELDRMCSAFVGLGVRKLRFTGGEPLVRRNIMSLFRNMQRHLESGALEEVTVTTNGSQLGRFAHELYDCGVRRVNVSIDTLDPEKFKAITRWGRLDQVLEGIETAKRAGLKVKINAVALKGVNDVELGDMLQWCGDNGYDMTVIEVMPMGDIGGEDRVDQYLPLSMVRAKLAERFTLTDNEYKTGGPARYVDVGETGGRLGFITPLTHNFCESCNRVRLTCTGTLYMCLGQDDAADLRAPLRASESDEPLVAAIEEAIGRKPKGHDFIIDRRNNGPAVSRHMSVTGG
- a CDS encoding molybdopterin-guanine dinucleotide biosynthesis protein A — translated: MKRSRHLHIAAALWIVVALPFATLLGQDADASERHAGYYYPESVTEEHYVSHAQKIPAATRESRLAFVSGVAKSASERPYPPQRAMFAKGDDANKLIVVSLYDNHMTTLAQARAILAMMTGVARTTKILRDLQVESIFNFLDFCKMLGFTELTISDGRTYAHRFILE
- a CDS encoding NAD kinase — protein: MKICFTSSKAPDAQDAFTALTKRYGNHSAADADVIVALGGDGFMLETLRDNFERPLKVFGMNRGTVGFLMNEYLEEDLEQRISAAQQVTLHPLRMDAESRDGTVTRALAINEVSLLRQKAQAAKIRITVDGIVRLEELVCDGVLIATPAGSTAYNLSAHGPIVPLGAGVLALTPISAFRPRRWRGALLPHEAKIEFEVLDPDKRPTSATADSTEVRDIVRVRVREDRTVALTLLYDPQHNLEERVLKEQFAP
- a CDS encoding arginase family protein translates to MTGKPDLGALFGATPASTFLGLEKCDDLDRMDASSAYIGAPGATPYGSVGAYCRNAPDALRKATSSLTANIDRHNFDLGGPVFPAGSRRAVDCGDLPFNETDFARNRTVIQDAIRKIVGKSAVPILVGGDDSVPIPMLEALSATGQTYSELQIDAHIDWRKSHMDEELGLSSTMRRASEMPHIERIVQVGARGIGSAHSDDHADAIAWGAAFVTAHDIHRSGVEPALACIPDGANIIVCIDVDALDPSIVPGVIGRTPGGLAYHHVLDLMTGAARKGRIAAMDFVEYVPEADIDGLGGLATAGLISAAMGILARQDARLPI
- a CDS encoding N-formylglutamate amidohydrolase, which produces MMVSEPSNTIRIRRVDGVLTERHPVSGAVPILFDSPHSGRTIPHDFVTAVSLAELRTGEDAFVDELVSGCLDHGIGLVQAEFPRTYIDANRAVDDIDEELLAGPWPDGANPTDKSARGMGLIRKHILRNVPLYSEALSIEEVAARIAVFYQPYHDAVRESLDRLHARHGAVWHVDWHSMKPYGNPMNVDDGQARPDFVVSDSEGETADADLVEAVASWLGARGYDVSVNDPYKGAEMIRRYGAPSEGRHSIQVEINRRLYLDPDRMRKTEGFIRLKEDLDAFSAWLSGHVLPV
- a CDS encoding oligopeptide/dipeptide ABC transporter ATP-binding protein; its protein translation is MTTQMKKPAAATDTPILQLDGISKRFVKHLDLAGRIGQKLGANVRDETVHAVDSVSLSIADGEVVGLVGESGCGKSTLGRVVAGVHEPSEGHMFYRGQDVTELRGAEAREVQLKIQMIFQDPMSSLNPRLRVRDIIGEAPLVHGIVSKGELDEYVESVMLRVGLDPSYIKRYPHQFSGGQRQRIGIARALAVKPDFLVCDESVAALDVSIQAQVLNLFMDLREDLNLTYLFISHDLGVVEHLSDRVVIMYLGRVVESAPTDELFREPNHPYTKALLSEVPRLDTRKRKFVPVKGEIPSPIDPPPGCHFHPRCPHAIERCRVEQPALREIAPGRISACHLNDGL
- a CDS encoding ABC transporter ATP-binding protein — translated: MSDQATLEVRNLQTHFFTKAGVVKAVDDVSFSVGKGKILGLVGESGSGKTVTGFSILGLVDEPGRVVGGEIRYRGENLVGASQERMRQLRGNNIAMIFQDPMMTLNPVLRIDTQMIEAIKAHQKVSDDEARQRCRDALGQVGIPAPEERLKSYPHQFSGGMRQRVAIAIALLNKPELIVADEPTTALDVTIQGQILYEVQKLCAETGTAMIWITHDLSVVAGLADEVAVMYAGRVVESGEVDGVLDAPQHPYTAGLIGSVPSRNARGKRLQQIPGMTPSLLNLPVGCAFKTRCSYSTPVCETAPVLSEVAGGRQVRCHHPLATEAV